The Malaclemys terrapin pileata isolate rMalTer1 chromosome 24, rMalTer1.hap1, whole genome shotgun sequence genome contains a region encoding:
- the HMG20B gene encoding SWI/SNF-related matrix-associated actin-dependent regulator of chromatin subfamily E member 1-related, translating into MSHGAKQLAAGILHATGKGQHGNFLVAIKQEKGEIPRTSSEKPHGEEEPVKKRGWPKGKKRKKILPNGPKAPVTGYVRFLNERREQIRMQHPDLPFPEITKMLGAEWSKLQPTDKQRYLDEAEREKQQYMKELREYQQSEAYKMCTEKIQEKKIKKEDAGSVSVNILLNGHPHKGGDCGGDGFSTFDVPIFTEEFLDQNKAREAELRRLRKMNTEFEEQNAILQKHTESMSCAKEKLEQELALEERQTLALQQQLQSVRQALTTSFASLPIPGTGETPTLGTLDFYMAKLHSAIESNPLQHEKLVVRIKEILSRIASEHL; encoded by the exons ATGTCGCATGGTGCAAAACAGCTGGCCGCTGGGATCTT ACATGCCACCGGCAAAGGCCAGCATGGAAACTTCCTGGTCGCCATCaagcaggagaagggggaaattCCCCGGACCAGCAGCGAGAAGCCCCATGGCGAGGAGGAG CCAGTGAAGAAGAGGGGCTGGCCCaaagggaagaagaggaagaagatccTGCCCAATGGCCCCAAGGCCCCAGTGACCGGCTACGTCCGCTTCCTGAACGAACGCCGCGAGCAGATCCGCATGCAGCATCCCGACCTGCCCTTCCCAGAGATCACCAAGATGCTGGGAGCCGAATGGAGCAAACTGCAGCCCACGGACAAGCAG CGGTACCTGGACGAGGCGGAGCGCGAGAAACAGCAGTACATGAAGGAGCTGCGGGAATACCAGCAGTCGGAGGCCTACAAGATGTGCACAGAGAAGATCCAGGAGAAGAAGATCAAGAAAG AGGATGCTGGTTCTGTGTCTGTGAACATTCTGCTGAACGGGCACCCGCACAAG GGCGGGGACTGCGGCGGGGACGGCTTCTCCACGTTTGACGTGCCCATCTTCACCGAGGAGTTCTTGGACCAGAACAAAG CGCGGGAGGCCGAGCTGCGGCGCTTGCGGAAGATGAACACGGAGTTTGAGGAGCAGAACGCCATCCTGCAGAAGCACACGGAGAGCATGAGCTGCGCCAAGGAGAAGCTGGAGCAGGAGCTGGCACTGGAGGAGAGGCAGACGCTGGccttgcagcagcagctccagtctGTCCGGCAGGCCCTGACCACCAGCTTCgcttctctccccatcccag GCACCGGAGAGACCCCCACGCTGGGCACCCTGGATTTCTACATGGCCAAACTGCACAGCGCCATCGAGAGCAACCCGCTCCAGCACGAGAAGCTGGTCGTGCGCATCAAGGAGATCCTCTCCCGGATAGCCAG TGAACACTTATGA